The DNA window ATGTGATGAgcaatttgcattttatttggCACATTAAGTGCTGCACTGACAAATCCACCACAAACTTCCACTGATTATTGGAGGACATGTGAATGAATGCTTTAATTCCTCAGGCACTATCTTCAGTTGAATGTCATGTTTGTCAGAGGTCCAAACACCAGGAAGGATTATCCAGAGACGaaggggaggaggtgagaggacagGACTGATTCTTGTGTAAGTCTTCATTCCTCTCCAGATAAGTGTTGCTTGTTGGAAGCAGCATTGATGCTTCCTTACTTAAACCAACAAAAACTACATTGATATTGATGCAAACTTTGAGTTTACGACAAGAACATGATGCCTAATAAAGTCTTTAATTATATTTGAAATGGTGATTGATTACCAAATTAAGGTTAAGGCATTTAGGAGGCAAATAAAACACTCGCAAATCACAGCGTGGCTTCGAGGAGTTTGTGTGACCAAGAGCTTTGGTGTCTCTGTTTTATATCTAttcactgcatgtgtgtatgaaaaTGCAGCTGATATGAGAGCAATGTCCTTAATTGACAAAATTACTAATGAACTAAAGTAGCAAACATCAGCTGACCACAAAGGAAGAACTGGTTTGGCTGTGGAGtcgtttttttctttgcacCGTGATTCTTCTTTCCTAGCTTCTTGTGGCTTCTCCACATCTTTGCTTGACCTTGTGATGTATTCAACTGGGGTCAAGAAATAGTGGTTAGGAAAGAAGATTATTCAGACTTTTCGAATGGATCTCTTGGTTCCTTCCTTACCCACCATGCAAAGGTATCATCAACAGTCTGGCCAGATATTTGATTTAGGTGTTCTATAGCAACTAGTCTCTCTGAACACACATTGATGTGTAAAGTCAATGGACTTAAATGCATTcttgtgttcatgtttcagCTCTGTCAATCAAAAacttatttaaatcaaatatgcacatttatttttcgTGTTTTCACATAGTGTTCATTTATAGTAAATGTCAAATGTGATAattttcattaaattacaaattCTATCAAACtgttttgaaaacagaaaaacaaaagtgtgaaACATGTATCTGCAGTTGTCCAAAGactttttgtgaaataaaaatgaaaccaataaaacacattcactttCAGAATGATCAAGAAATTAGCAGCAGTGTTGCTCACGTGAACATCAGTGATAAAACAATCAACTATCTTTATCCTCGTCTTTCTGTTACAGATGAGTCAACAGACTATATCAGTGATATAATATCACTATAgtctattatatatatatatcacttcAATCAGAAGCTCAAACTTATCTTTTTCACCCTCAGTGATCAGCAGCTCaggtggaagaggaagaggaagagttAATAAGGAAGAGAAATCATCTTTGAAGTGCCAGGTAAGTGTGTTACAATAGATATGTAGCTTGTTTACATATCAACATACCGTActctctgttttattcttctctaTTCCATATTACTTTTAAGTCAGAAGCTGTATGTTATGGAGACTGTAGTGAGGAATCTTTGTTGGTCTCTGTGAGGTTTTCTCATGTTGTATCCTCTATGTCTGTGGGTGTCCAGTCAGCCAGTCTCCTCTGTGCTGACTTTGTTGTTGACGTGGGGAGGAGTTGAGAAAACCACGTTCTTTCTCCATGACACATTTGCTGCCATAGAATCCTTTATTTTCCCACTGCATTGCTTCACTGGGAGAGCATGGAAGGTGGGCAATTCAAGATAATTTCATACCTGCATACCTACCAGTTACTAGAAGGAATATGTTGTCTTCATTAGCCCGGCCACCCACAAAGGCTACCTGAAGCATGAACAGCCCTGCCAGACATAGAGGCCAGCCAACAGAATGAGAGAAAGGTTGATCCAGTCCCCAGGAGTTattaaaatggtaaaaaaaagcCATGATGTAATACCAAGATGATGCAAGATGATACCAGGGATGTTGGCAGATGCAAAGGCAAGCCGCCAGTGATAACAAGGCTCAAACCATAAACCCTGACAACAAGAGACACGAAGAAAATGGACAGACGGTGTCACCTGGTGTAAGACGCAGGGTGTCACCAGCCCTCCCAGAAGCAAAGGCTAACATGGTAAATGTTGGCTCTGAAGATGATCATCAAGACAAATGTAGACTCAGTGATGTTGATTCAAGGAGCTATGGTAGTAGCCAATTAACACGATAAAGTGAGAACAAAATTGAATTGAAGCTGGAACTCTGAGCTTTTAGTGCTTTTTGGTGAACAACATCCACGTGTTCACTGCAGGTTTTAGATGTCTGCTCATTACAACAAATGATCAGTAACTATAATAAACTGCAGTAGGGAGGGAGGCTTCATATGATACAatgacaaaatatatattatcagaGCAGAACGCAGTAAGAACACTCCATTGTGTGATTCTGTGAAGAAAGTAGCACAGCTCACCCTTTGGAAGTGATATCACAGTAGTGCCtcaagggaatttcttcaaattttgcaTGGTCACAAGcgtattattgtgtgtgtgtgtgtgtgtgtgtgtgtgtgtgtgtgtgtgtgtgtgtgtgtgtgtgtgtgtgtgtgtgtgtgtgtgtcatcagttACAGGTCACTGAGCTAGCTCCCATGTGTTGTGACATCAGAGGAACTGTAACCTTAaaaaccactgaaatctaatctcATCTTTGtttcaaactgaacatttctgCCTAATCTaacaaaccaaactgaaaaactgtcttgtgaggccacagtgaaTTTAACCTTCGACCACAGTTCCtgccaaatttaaagaaaattccTCAAGAAGATATTGCATTCACTTTTTGGGCACAGACCACCTGAAGAGATAATGCTGCCACCGATGAAATGGACTGTAATTATATTGCTCTTCCCAGCCACtaacccattcacacattcatacagtgcatctatgtgcagcactttctctgtcattCATCACTCACATGCTGCTGGAGCCGCCACCAGGGACaatcagggttcagtatcttgcccaaggacactttggcacacAAAAAGGCACAGACTGAGATTGAACTGCCAAGTTTCTGCTCAGTGGACCATGAGGGAGTTTCTtactctccacagtcgccaaactGTTTGCTCATGTGGGAGCTGTAGAGTTACACCATAACTTAGCAACGTCTCAACCTGACTATGAAAAGTGCCTTTAGATAATGTTATTTAGGGCTATACACTTGAGTTGAGGTTCTGTCATTTATCCCCACACTGTTGGGAACTAAAACACAAATGCCAAGCGTTCTGCGGTGTTTGTCCCGCCTCCACGGTGTGGGAGCGTCTGTGGTTTGTACACAGTCGAGGGAAAAAAAGTGCATATACCTGCATCACTGTCATTAGTGAGTCACAGGAACTGCAGTTAGCAGCTAAATGACACACCTCGTCATTCCAACTCAACCAACAGGACTGCTGCTATTTACTGTGACTGCTGATGAGTTCACATTTTTATGACAGCCAGTGCATGAAGACTGGATGTGCTGCTGTCTTGGGACAAATAGACAAGGACAACtttcaaaacagacacacactcctccatgGAGATTGAAAGCATGGTGGCGAACAGTGCTCTTATTAAAGCCCGGGAAGGTAAGagctcatttaaaaatgttcttctgAAGGATTTTTCAGAAATGATTCGAAAATTCAGTTTCTAAGCTCAGGCGTCATGTGACAGGATGTCAGAGGATGAATACAGCTCAGTGCCATCACAGACTCTTCATCAGGGGCTCAGGGGTCAAAGCTGTGTTTTGGTTGGGTGATCTGAGGACAGTGACCCAGATCAACAAGGTGCTGAACGATGATGAAACTGATCACAACTGCTGACTCTTAGGTCTCTCTTATGAATCCATGCAAATGCTGCTGTCATTTATTTCTGCAGCACttttttgattttacatttgCAGTTTCTGTCACTGTTCATCTTTTGTGAACAATGCACGTCCTGTGGGGTCATCTGAACAAAATCTACGTTGAAAGCAGGCAAAAGGCTAAAGGATCCAAAAGCCAGAACACAAGTGTTGAAATCTCACCACAAACCGACTGTCCAGAAAATCTCTTACCTCATTTAGAgtgaaatgttcaaatgtgtTGATACCTTTGACTTAAAAATGGAGATGTAATCTTCCAGAGGCATCTTTGTGGCCATTTAAAGATGAAAGTAAGTTGCAGAGTAATGTGGTTCCACAGGCTTTCCTTACCTGTTCCCAGAGCTATTAATAGTTCATTCACTGTAGTTGAGCATGCTATTGTTTGAAACCTGAAGGGCCAGACGCACGCTTGTACGCATGCATGTTTATGACACATTGCTGATGTCAGTCTGAGTTATTTTTCATTACTgcgtgtctgtgtttatctgtgtgtatctgtgtgtctgtgtttatctgtgtgtcatCTGTGTGTCGTCTGCTTGCAGGTGGAGGGAGTAAAGGCAGAagctggagatggagagagatgctTCGCTTTCCTCACATCAGTCAGTGTGTGGACCTGGCCATGAACATTGGTATGTGAACAAatgcatttctgtttgtttctgtattttatcAAATGATCTGTATTTTATCAATGGCATGTCCTATTTTCTCCCACAGAGCGAGACTATTACAGTCTATGTGTAAAGCAGCCTATTGGCAAGAAACTTTTCCAGCTCTTCTGTCGGAGCCGTCCTGATCTGCAGAACTACATATCCCTCCTGGATGCTTTGGTACATTTTCAACCACGGAGAATTTCGTGGCAAATAGAATTTATAGGATTTGTATtatagaaaacacagagaaacatagAGATCAGAGAACACATTTTAGAGCATACTTACTTAAAATTCTAAATTAAAGCCAAAatacagcaaacaaaaaaatctacaCTTTCTTTATCCTATTAACCAAAATGGTGACAGCCATTGTGCAACAAATGTAAGACGGAAGGCCAGAAATGGTTGGGAAAGCCTTTTAATGAAGTGTTCTCTGTGTAATACAATATGGGCagtgattgatttttttctaaaGTGACCACGCACCAGTGAATTACATTACCAGAATACCAAGCGAGCAGGAAGTAGTAGAAGGaaacatttgataaaataatcaGTATAAAGGAGGCTGTCACAAAAGGGAGCACAGGGAACACAGGGAACACAGGACTTGCATTCATCTTTGAATTTCACAATctgtttaaaaataacaaaaagaagTGGCCAACATTCGGAAGAAGCATGGTAATGATAATATCCTGCAGGACAGAGTTAAATAATATGTTTTGCTGAGATAAGCACCGTGAAAACACACGTTGAGATCTGAAGTCGTTTCATTTGGAGCAGGACGTCTGATGTTAGTCAAACTCGTGCAGTGATTAGTGCAAGAGTCGGTGCTGGGTGTTCAGATTCTGTTTCAGTAAATGTTCATCTATTTCTTCTTTGTCACTTTCAGGACAATTTCGACACAAAGTCGGACAATGACCGAAGAGAGTTTGGCATCAGCATCATTCAGAGATTCTTCATGAGTCAGGTCTGACAACCACACGAGTGACATGTCTTTACTAGATATTCATGTTTATGAAAATAGTTTATTTACACAATAACTTACCAAGTATCAATTAGCTGAGTATTGACATAGAAAAGTGTACTTACCTGGATAGTATtaatacttaataataataataacctggATAGTGATGTACCAATGCATCAAAAACCCAGATATTAATGTACCATAGTATCAATGACATTGATATGAAGTTAAGTATcaattacttttatttatatcaatGTACCAAGGTATCAATAGCGTGAATATTAACTTTCCACAGGAACAACACTCTTGGTATTAATGTACCAAAGTATCAATAACCAGGATATTAATCTACCACAGTATCAATAACCTAGATGGGTATTAACTTAACAAAGTATCAATACTATTAACTTCGCCTTCCTTGTGTTTTCAGTCGAGTCAGTGTGTCTCCATAGTGCTGAGACATGAACAAAGCAGCATCAAGAGTCTGGAGCTGGATCCCTGTGGGGACGTCTTCCATGACTGCAGGGAgtgagtccacacacacactccctgtgCTGTTGTATACATGAGCTGGTGTTTTTCAGGGAATAACGACTTAACTCTGTATTTCATGGATTAGGGACCTACACAAACACCTGAGTGGAGAGACCTTCGTTCAATACCAGGAGAGCATGTTCTTTGACCGTTTTCTGCAGTGGAAGATGTTGgagaggtcagtgtgtgtgtgtgtgtgttcacccaCCAGAGGAGGCATGACACAGAACACACTGTTGATTCTGTGCCACATTTATCTCACAGATCTTCTCCAGACTTTGTGTGAATGACAATGCTTTTTCTTTAAGGGAGCCCATCAGCAAGCAGAAATTCAGACAGTACAGACTTCTGGGGAAAGGAGGGTTTGGTGAGGTGAGTCACAGTCACAACAGTTTAAGTACAACATCACTCTCTGTTATGGATTTCAGGGTCTGTTCTCCCAAATCAAAAACACATGCTCTCATTTAAATCTGGTGGCATCTACGATTCAAGACAGCTTATGCTTTATCTGTCCCTTACTTGAAAAATCAGTCATGGAATCATCAGATTTAAAAGACAACAGTTATAAACAgttcaaaaagaaaagtttaatttAAGTAAAATCAGGAAAGGCTCTCAGATAAAATTTTGTCTTAAAGAACTGAAAAGAAGTTAGGAGAATAACGGAGAGGGTTTGTGAAGCTTGAGCATcgagaacaaaaggaaaaactaaTCAACAACATGGTGATTAAcctacttctttttttaaaaattaaatagtTTCCCAAATaagtaaagtattttttaagCTCTTATTTACTATACTAAGTGAGGACAGTTCCTTGCCGCTACAGTACTAACCTCAGGAAGCTGCCATTTTTCTGTCCATCGTCAATTTCTCAGCAGATTTGACTCTGCCATCAGTCCCCAAGACAAATTTGCCACAATGTTAGCATCTTTGATCAAACCGGGTTTTTCTCTCCAGGTGTGGGCTTGTCAGGTGCGAGCCACAGGAATGATGTACGCCTGCAAAAAGCTGGAGAAGACCCATGTGAAGAAGCGGCGAGGAGAGACCATGGCTCTCAATGAGAAGCAGCTCCTGGAAGGGTTGGACAGTCGATTTGTGGTGAGATTTCAACACTTGTGTTCTGGCTGTTGGATCCTTTAGCCTTTTGCCTGCTTGCTTGTGTTGGACAAATGTGGACCCTCCATTTTTACCTAGGAGCCATGGGGGTGCTGTTTTTGCCCCCGTCCACTAGctagtttgtttgtcagcaggattacacaaataaagataaacagaTTTAAACAGAACCTGGTGGAAAGATGGGACAAGGGTCacagaaagaacccattcaattctggtgtggatccagataaaGGGGAGGATCCAGGataattttttctttcacttttactgACGTTTCAATTGATGGATCTTGAAGCaagcatatttaggggactgctATATATGAGCCTGTCCAATCTGGTGttgatccaaacaaaaatcagGGCCTTGGGTGTTTGCGGCAGTATGTACTCTACTGTGTGCCAATCTAGAAAAAGTAAGGGATCAGGAACAGATAATCTTTAagtaacataataaaataaaaatgttatatttggTTGTTTTCAAGCTCTGCATCAAGCATACATCCCAGGCTGCAGCTTCTTTATCCACACCCCCATCACTTTGGTAGAGCTTCATCTAGGTCTCAATGAGAGCGTCACGGGTGAATCTCAAGAATAGACGCCCAGAGCTATTTAATGATGGAACATGCAAAAGGCAACGCCTTGGCAACAACAATCTTTGCTTATTAAAAAAAGGGTGAGTTCAAACAACAGGAGCTATTTCCTTTTTCCAGCAGCTAAGTTGTTTAACAAGTCTAAATTTAAATACTGGAGAATAAAAGCTATTGCCTCTGTCTCCTCACCCCTGAACTTATATACATGTACCAGTCGATCCTCAGTGTCCTGACCACAAACTGATTGCATTCTAACCTAAACCAAGCATAGGGCTCACATCTCTCCCATTCTTACCTCACTGCATTGACTGCTAGTTAAattaatgattgattgattttaagatttcttTATAACTTCTACAGGTCACCACAGTCTGGCCTCAGTTATACTACGAGGGTGCTACGAATGCGACATTCCATGTGGATATTTTACtacagtattagtattattatgaACTGTTTTCGACTAACAAAGGCAAGCTGGCTAGCGTTAACATTGTTCCTGTGCAACTGGAACACTACAAGCTTGTGTTATTCCGGTGTGACGCCATTCCGAGGGGCGAGCTCTGACGTGTAATGGAACACAAAGTGATTTAAGATCTAATCAACTCTTGCTAGTAGTTCCAGTGAGCGGGCTTATGCCACGAGGACATCTACCCTCTGGAATTCCTTGTTGAGGAGAGCAGACTTGCCAGCACTTaacctgtttttaaattattgcataaatcatatttttataGAAAACACATGATTTTAACAGATTTCGCTTTTTGTTATATGTTTTGTatgatctctttttattttagttttgtcttttttgtctgtGCTGATGATCATGTATTGTTCATATTTTACTGTGTCCCTTATCAAGCCGTATTAAGCCTAATCAACTTTTACTTGTCCATGCACTTTCTCTCGGCCTCTTTTAAGGTGAACATGGCGTACGCTTATGAGACCAAGCACGCCCTCTGTATGGTTCTGACCATGATGAGCGGTGGGGACTTGAGGTATCACATTTATAACATCGGAGTTCCCGGCCTGGATAGAGACAGAGCGTGTTTCTACGCTGCAGAAGTCTGCTGTGGTTTGATGCATCTTCATCAGAAGTTGATATTATACAGGTCAGTGTATTTCCACATTGGTACTGCTCAATGCCACATGTTGTGTTCAGGAGGTTACTGAGTCATAATGTCGCGTCCGGTGTTACAGAGATCTGAAACCAGAAAACATTCTGCTGGATGACAACGGTATGTACAGCCACAGTAAACACCCTTTGTCTGTTCTTGAGTGTGACTCAATGACTAACGCTTGATAATAACCTTGAAGCAGATCACATTCCAGGCTGCACAGGCGGAACACgatgaaatgttttcacagcaAATTTTGATGCAgctatttttaaacaaaatcagatTGAATGACAAAAAGGATAACAGTTCAAGTTTGGCCAGAAAAATCACTCGGCCAATCAGATTCAGGATGCATCTACGAAGGAGGAAGCAGTTAAAGGTATTTTGACaagagcacaaacacaggcagGTTGAGGAAGTGAAGGCCTTAGGGAATCAGGTGTGGTATCTATTTTTAAGAAACCTCAGCACCTGTGGAACCACCTTTATGACATGCCTTAGTGTTTACGCATTCACAAAAGGCAGAGCCAGTATAGCTGGAGGGGAGGGATGCAGTGATTGACAGGGTCAAAAGGGAAAGTGcatcacaacagaaaaaaactcaacCACGAAACCAGCTCAGTGATTTCTCATCTATTTGTTCCCTGAAGGACACATCCGCATCTCCGACCTGGGCCTGGCTGTGAGGCTCTCTGAGGGGAGTCTGGTGCGAGGCAGGGTGGGCACGCTGGGCTACATGGGTACGTATGTAACTCACATTGTTTAATCCCACCCTAAGTCCCATGAGGACTGTGAGTCTGGAGGTTTCCATCTGAGCAGAAGAGCACAGAGGCTGATTTCCCTGAACAAGAGCCGGGATAGAAGCTGTGTACGGCTGCTATCCTCACTGTGGACAAAACCAAACTCTTCCAGAGATAAAAAGCAAACTGCAGAATGTTTTTTCACAGTGAAGTTAAACCTACTGCAGTGTATCCGTTGatgagctgcacacacagatgcaccaACAAGTTTCCTCCCTCTTCAATTAAATGGGTGATTATGCACATAttcaaaaaaaatctttaaaaaaagctgaTTTGACCAGAGGAGACAGTAATCACACAGAAATGTCATCATGTCATTTCCATCATGTTTTACACCATTGGAGTTTTGattggtgtttttttaattatctcatCTCGTtgtgtcctcttcttctgcGTTTGGTTTAATGGCACCGTCCGCAGAATTGGCTCCACAGTTGCTTATCTTCAACTCCTAATGTTCACAAAAGAGCATTGTGGGATAGAGACACGGGTCTTCCTCTAGAAAGTCAGCTGTTCATTCCCAGTCTTGTCAGTTCCCCATGCCAaagtgcccttgggcaagaACCTTAAATTGTCCCCAACAACTGGGCTGCTCTCATTGCTGCCCTAGATGCATAATGTATTTGAATGCTTCTCCTGTTGCTGCCCATGTGAATATGACTTGTGTCTAAACCAGTCAGGGTCGGGGTATGGCTTCGAGTGGAACTATAAAAGCTCTATCTAATAAATGTACATTATTTACCAGATTATttagcattttctttttacaaactgtttctaaaAAATTCTGTAGAATTATTTGTAttacattcatttacatttggaGGGAAACCACTTTGATTTTGTGATTTCTAAATTTCATAAATATGTAGAAAGCTATGTAACGATTATTGTAACTGTTGCACATATGATGAAGGTGCCAAAACATGGTAATGACCATAAAACATTGTCAATACACCtgataatgaaatattttaatctTCAATATTTTCTGCACTCCTCATGAACAAATACGTCATGACTGTGTGAGCTACAAAACAATAACAGATAATGAAATGTCTGTTATCCCACGTGATGTTTGAGTTTAACTCCCTCTTAAACCTCTTTGGAACTGTTTCCTATAAAACTATGGGGTTTGGGGATTCGGGCAGATTTGGGTAGAGCTGTGAGAAAAAAACTGACTAGAGCAATAGAGCATCCAtctaatttaaaggttcagtgtgtagaatttaattaAACAGGACTTTGGGTATCTGGgaattgtgtttcatttgtcaATTCTCTAATAAAAGGTCAGTCATGTTGTGCATTCAGAGCTGTAATGCAGGCTGCAGCAGAGTAGAACGTTTATTCATCTGAATACTGATTTCAGCTCCCGAAGTTATCGGCCACGATCTTTATGGGATGAGTGCAGACTGGTGGGGCCTCGGCTGTCTGATTTACGAAATGACGTCAGGGCAGCTGCCGTTCAGAGCCCGAGGAGAGCATCCAAGTACCTCGGAGATGGAGCGACGGATTCAGACGCAGCAGGAGGAATATAGTCACAAGTTCAGCAGGGAGGTGAAAGACATCTGCTCTTTGGTGAGTGCTCAGAAATCATCAGATCTGCTCAACTGACCGCTGTCACAACTCAAAAGTCAATCAAGTGCAAATACAACTTTCTTTCAGCGATAAGAATTGACCTGGTTTCCTTCCCTCCTGTGCTGTAGCTGCTGACCAAGGACCCGACGCAGAGGTTGGGATGCCAGGGGTCAAAGGGGAAAGAAGTCCAGTCACATCCTTTCTTTAACAAAATCAACTTCAGGATGCTGGAGGCGGGACTGGTCCCACCTCCGTTTAAACCCGATGCAAGTACCCAAGCCTGATTGGTTTAGACACAAGTCATATTCACATGGGCACAGGAGAAGCATACATTATACAATAATGACAACTACACAGTGCAAATTAATAGAAGTAGTTCTAGTCAAAATGCAATTTTAATTGTGATAAAGCATAATTGGATTTGGTACCACTTTCTAACAAGCCACTTTTTTAAGGGAATGAATAACATTTTGTCTTACTGGTTCAGAATTGTCCAATAATTGCCTTAAAAGTTTTGTAAATTATGATGCTTAgcattaataatgataataataataatcgttACACAGAAAATATAGACATGGTTTTTGTATTTCAGTTAATAAACTTCTTTTTTCCCTTACCTTAAATCTTATTTAATTGAGAGTTGATAACAAATTTAGTAATGATTATAGATTCCTAGTCACTAATAAAGACTTACATACTTTGGATGGTTTAGATTCTCCAACATAATTCACTTTTTCTTTAATTCTGGCATCAAAGTGTAGAATCAATGAATGAACTGTggtttaaatgacaaaatatagGGGGCGA is part of the Paralichthys olivaceus isolate ysfri-2021 chromosome 18, ASM2471397v2, whole genome shotgun sequence genome and encodes:
- the grk5 gene encoding G protein-coupled receptor kinase 5 isoform X2; this encodes MLRFPHISQCVDLAMNIERDYYSLCVKQPIGKKLFQLFCRSRPDLQNYISLLDALDNFDTKSDNDRREFGISIIQRFFMSQSSQCVSIVLRHEQSSIKSLELDPCGDVFHDCREDLHKHLSGETFVQYQESMFFDRFLQWKMLEREPISKQKFRQYRLLGKGGFGEVWACQVRATGMMYACKKLEKTHVKKRRGETMALNEKQLLEGLDSRFVVNMAYAYETKHALCMVLTMMSGGDLRYHIYNIGVPGLDRDRACFYAAEVCCGLMHLHQKLILYRDLKPENILLDDNGHIRISDLGLAVRLSEGSLVRGRVGTLGYMAPEVIGHDLYGMSADWWGLGCLIYEMTSGQLPFRARGEHPSTSEMERRIQTQQEEYSHKFSREVKDICSLLLTKDPTQRLGCQGSKGKEVQSHPFFNKINFRMLEAGLVPPPFKPDPRQVYCSDVQDIEEFSTVKGVTLDHTDNDFYSKFNTGSVPITWQNEVIETGCFQELNMFGPVGTRSPDLDWSQAPDSPKRSLLNRIFRRHHTPDPSDEGKQSLLPNETYMKSGLLSTAL
- the grk5 gene encoding G protein-coupled receptor kinase 5 isoform X1, with the protein product MEIESMVANSALIKAREGGGSKGRSWRWREMLRFPHISQCVDLAMNIERDYYSLCVKQPIGKKLFQLFCRSRPDLQNYISLLDALDNFDTKSDNDRREFGISIIQRFFMSQSSQCVSIVLRHEQSSIKSLELDPCGDVFHDCREDLHKHLSGETFVQYQESMFFDRFLQWKMLEREPISKQKFRQYRLLGKGGFGEVWACQVRATGMMYACKKLEKTHVKKRRGETMALNEKQLLEGLDSRFVVNMAYAYETKHALCMVLTMMSGGDLRYHIYNIGVPGLDRDRACFYAAEVCCGLMHLHQKLILYRDLKPENILLDDNGHIRISDLGLAVRLSEGSLVRGRVGTLGYMAPEVIGHDLYGMSADWWGLGCLIYEMTSGQLPFRARGEHPSTSEMERRIQTQQEEYSHKFSREVKDICSLLLTKDPTQRLGCQGSKGKEVQSHPFFNKINFRMLEAGLVPPPFKPDPRQVYCSDVQDIEEFSTVKGVTLDHTDNDFYSKFNTGSVPITWQNEVIETGCFQELNMFGPVGTRSPDLDWSQAPDSPKRSLLNRIFRRHHTPDPSDEGKQSLLPNETYMKSGLLSTAL